In one window of Primulina tabacum isolate GXHZ01 chromosome 8, ASM2559414v2, whole genome shotgun sequence DNA:
- the LOC142554396 gene encoding uncharacterized protein LOC142554396: MDSIATSGSGSARCKKADKTRRSWSGREEDVLIQSLKEVMTKGWKSENGFKAGYLTLLENAMHTAIPGTNIRGNPHINSKIHVWKKTYSTLVTLLSKSGVGWNDTDKTIDATDETWESIVKHDPSFRPMRHKQWMHFNDWAEIFGNDRATGEHSKNFENALQQVLKLDEELPNIEFIGETRTFNPFDVADDSISETAYANV; encoded by the exons ATGGATAGTATAGCGACTTCTGGTAGCGGTAGTGCGAGGTGCAAGAAAGCGGACAAGACACGGCGAAGTTGGAGTGGTCGGGAAGAAGATGTGCTAATACAGTCGCTGAAAGAAGTTATGACAAAGGGGTGGAAAAGTGAGAATGGTTTTAAAGCGGGTTACTTGACGTTGTTGGAGAATGCAATGCATACCGCAATACCAGGAACAAATATACGTGGTAATCCTCATATTAATTCAAAAATACATGtgtggaagaaaacatataGTACGTTGGTGACGTTGTTATCCAAGAGTGGAGTCGGTTGGAATGACACTGACAAGACGATCGATGCTACAGACGAGACTTGGGAATCAATTGTGAAG CATGACCCAAGTTTTAGACCAATGCGGCATAAGCAGTGGATGCATTTCAATGATTGGGCTGAAATCTTCGGAAACGATCGAGCTACTGGGGAGCATTCAAAGAATTTTGAGAATGCGTTACAGCAAGTTCTTAAACTTGATGAAGAACTTCCCAACATAGAGTTCATTGGAGAGACACGTACATTTAACCCTTTCGATGTTGCTGATGATTCCATATCTGAAACTGCATACGCCAACGTCTAA